The nucleotide sequence CTGGGAGATGTGTTAGATCAGGACAACTTTGACAAAAGTTTGTTTGATGTCGGACGCCTGAATCAGTACTCAGAAGAAGAAATCAAAGTGCTTGGCACTGACAAACGGCCTGTTTTTGCGGAGTGCTTCTTTCCATGGCTCCAGGTTGCCGGGAACCGGATTGCTGTGAAACATCCTGACTGGGATCAATGGCTCTCGGAGGAAGCACGATACCAGATCATGCGCTATCTTTTGTTCCGTTTGTCCGGTCTGGCATCACGCACGTTTTCCTACGAAATCAAACGACAGCAGTCTCAACTCAAAGTCGGGGGCGAAACCGCGGAAGCACGCTATGAGTACTACATGACTCAGGTTCTGGGAAAACTGGAGGGGCAAAAAAAACTTTTTGAACAATATCCTGTGCTGGCCCGTCTGCTTGCCACCAGTACGCTGTTGTTTCTGAATCATTTTGAGGAATTGCTCACACGCTGGAAAGCGGATTATTCAGCAGTGCTTAAACATTTTAAATTTTCAGCGAAAACACCTTGCATCAAACACATCATCATGGGGCTTTCTGATCCTCATAATGGTGGAAAAACTGTTTGTTTTATTGATTTCGGCACACACAACCGAATCGTGTACAAGCCCCGCTCCATGAAAACCGATGAGGCGTTTTATCAACTGGAGGAGTGGATCAACAAAGCCAATCAACTTCCGGCGTTGAAAACACTGAAATTGCTGGCACGAAAAAATTATGGCTGGTGTGAATTTGTGAAATCTCAGGAATGCGTTTCAGAAACTCAGGTCGCCAATTATTATGCCCGACAGGGAATCCATCTGGCCTTGTTTTATTTCTTGTGCGGGATTGATTTTCATCATCAGAACTTTATCGCTCACGGTGAGTTTCCTGTACCCATTGACCTCGAAGGGCTTTGTGCTCCGGGGATGCATGTCATGCCGCCTCATTCCTCCTGGATGCCTTCCAGCTATCAGTTGCTGGATTTTTCCCTGGTCGCGACTACCATGCTTCCGCGCTGGCGTGCCGGCGATTATGACCGTGCCCTGTATCTGGATTCTGGCATTGATGGTTCCGGAAGCCGATTGGCTCCACTCAAACGTCCCAAATGGTATGATCTGCGTAAGGACACTCTGCGTCTTGGCTGGGATTATTCTCCGGGATCAGGCAATGAATCCCGTCCGTCATTCAATGGGAAATCACATTCTGTTCAGGAGCATATTCCTGAATTATTAAATGGTTTTGAGCAGGCATACCGGTTTATTTTAGAGCATAAACAATTTCTGCTGAAATCTGGCAGTCCACTTTCCAAATTTAAAAATGTGACCAGCCGCTGGTTGAACCGTGATACCCAGATTTATTATGACCTGCTGTTCTGGGCCAGTGCGCCCGATCAACTGGTATCAGGACTCAAATATGACATTGCCCTGGAAATGATGGCTCATACCGCGCCAGTTCTCGGGAATCGGGTTTCGTTAATGGATGACGAGAAACAAAGCTTATGGAAACAGGACATCCCGGTTTATTATGCGGTGGCATCTCAACGGCGCTTGATTTCAGGTTCAGGCCGTCAGTTTCCCGGTGCCTTGACCCGCGGGTGTTTTTCTCAAATCTGTCAGCGCCTGAAACAGGCCGGCGAAGAAGACATGAACTGGCAGAAACAACTCGTGAAAGGATCGTTTGCCCTTGCGTTGCAGGCTGAAACGCCTCCCCCCGCGGTGATGACCGGACCCGGTGCCGAAAACAAAGCCCTTGAATCCAGATTTCTGGATTATGCCGTCCGCATTGGCAAGGCGCTGGAAGCACAGGCGCTGGAAAGTCGGGGCGGCCATTGCTGGCTGGGCTTACAACGACTTTCGCAGGCAACAGGATATGTGGAATATGTACGGCTGGTTCCCTGGCTGTATTCAGGAACCTCGGGCATTGCGGTGTTTCTCATGAATCTGTATCGTGCCACCAATGAAAACCGCTTCAGGGATTTGGCGGTTTCCGCACTGAATTACGGAAATCATGCCCTGCAATGGACGATTGATCATGGCGGTACCTCACAAATTCCGCTTTCCGGTTTCAATGGACTTGGGTCTGTCATATACACCCTGACCGAGGCTGGAAGATTATCGGGGCAACAGGATTTTACCCGGCAGGCATTCCGGTTGAGTGAATTGATCAATGAAGCCATGATTGAGAAAACGCAGGATCCGGATGTTTTGAATGGTTCGTCAGGGACCTTGCTGGCTTTGATACACCTCTATCACCATCATCCAGCCCCTTCTTTGCGGATGTTGATGGCGTCCCTTGTCAAAAACATCCTTGCCCGACAAACCGGGGATGGCGACACGGCAGGATGGATTGTTCCCATCAACACAAGACCTCTGCTGGGAATGGCGCATGGGGCTTCAGGCATCGCCTATGCCTTGTCCAGATATTACGCGTTGACCCATGAAGAAACTGTAAAAAATTCCATCATGCGTGGCTTGGCCTATGAACAACAACATTTTTCAGAGTCTTATCAGGACTGGCCAAATCTTCAGGCGCCTCCGGGACAATTACATTTCATGACAGGCTGGTGTGCCGGTGCTCCCGGAGCCGGTCTGGCACGCTTGGGGATGCTTGAGGCCTTTCCAGCTCATGAGGGCCTTCAAAACCAGCTACGGTCAGCGGTCACAACCACCATTCGTTATTTGCGCCAACCTTGCGATCACCTTTGCTGTGGCGATACCTCCAGAATCATTTTATTGATGGAAGCCGGAAAAATGTTGGCGAATGATTCCTGGAAAAATCAGGGCGAACAGACGCTTGCCAGCATGATGGCATTCTATGAAAAAGAGGGCTATCTGCGGCTTCAGAATTTTTTTGACAAA is from SAR324 cluster bacterium and encodes:
- a CDS encoding type 2 lantipeptide synthetase LanM family protein — its product is MHQDKIWLQQIYQRTLSTTEWADLPDSCKTEPVIDQDAQALLERWQKLVMLGEAPQGAFDARLEQLGLTHETALKRLGIRTLSPEVPLAEWLELLGDVLDQDNFDKSLFDVGRLNQYSEEEIKVLGTDKRPVFAECFFPWLQVAGNRIAVKHPDWDQWLSEEARYQIMRYLLFRLSGLASRTFSYEIKRQQSQLKVGGETAEARYEYYMTQVLGKLEGQKKLFEQYPVLARLLATSTLLFLNHFEELLTRWKADYSAVLKHFKFSAKTPCIKHIIMGLSDPHNGGKTVCFIDFGTHNRIVYKPRSMKTDEAFYQLEEWINKANQLPALKTLKLLARKNYGWCEFVKSQECVSETQVANYYARQGIHLALFYFLCGIDFHHQNFIAHGEFPVPIDLEGLCAPGMHVMPPHSSWMPSSYQLLDFSLVATTMLPRWRAGDYDRALYLDSGIDGSGSRLAPLKRPKWYDLRKDTLRLGWDYSPGSGNESRPSFNGKSHSVQEHIPELLNGFEQAYRFILEHKQFLLKSGSPLSKFKNVTSRWLNRDTQIYYDLLFWASAPDQLVSGLKYDIALEMMAHTAPVLGNRVSLMDDEKQSLWKQDIPVYYAVASQRRLISGSGRQFPGALTRGCFSQICQRLKQAGEEDMNWQKQLVKGSFALALQAETPPPAVMTGPGAENKALESRFLDYAVRIGKALEAQALESRGGHCWLGLQRLSQATGYVEYVRLVPWLYSGTSGIAVFLMNLYRATNENRFRDLAVSALNYGNHALQWTIDHGGTSQIPLSGFNGLGSVIYTLTEAGRLSGQQDFTRQAFRLSELINEAMIEKTQDPDVLNGSSGTLLALIHLYHHHPAPSLRMLMASLVKNILARQTGDGDTAGWIVPINTRPLLGMAHGASGIAYALSRYYALTHEETVKNSIMRGLAYEQQHFSESYQDWPNLQAPPGQLHFMTGWCAGAPGAGLARLGMLEAFPAHEGLQNQLRSAVTTTIRYLRQPCDHLCCGDTSRIILLMEAGKMLANDSWKNQGEQTLASMMAFYEKEGYLRLQNFFDKWIIPDLMIGISGVGMALLQACMPENISRVLMLK